A single Mangrovimonas sp. YM274 DNA region contains:
- a CDS encoding urocanate hydratase, translated as MTFQEQILQGIPTELPAKKAYPEGINRAPKRKDILSKEDKQLAVRNALRYFPEAWHATLAPEFAEELKEYGRIYMYRFKPDYDLYARPISEYPAQCSQAAAIMLMIQNNLDPAVAQHPEELITYGGNGAVFQNWAQYLLTMKYLAAMTEEQTLHMYSGHPMGLFPSSKAAPRVVVTNGMMIPNYSQPDDWEKFNALGVTQYGQMTAGSFMYIGPQGIVHGTTITVMNAFRKILKKEESSAGKIFLTAGLGGMSGAQPKAGNIAGCITVCAEVNPKAATKRHQQGWVDELIDSMEALITRVKKAQEANEVVSIAYIGNIVEVWERFDEENIFIHVGSDQTSLHIPWTGGYYPVDVSYEESNRLIREEPEVFKEKVQESLRRHAAAINKHTVKGTYFFDYGNAFLLEASRAGADVMAENKIDFRYPSYVQDILGPMCFDYGFGPFRWVCTSGKPEDLDATDQIAMEVLQQIMEVSPEEIQLQMQDNITWIKNAKQNKMVVGSQARILYADAEGRAKIAEAFNNAIAKGKIGPVVLGRDHHDVSGTDSPYRETSNIYDGSKFTADMAIQNVIGDSFRGATWVSIHNGGGVGWGEVINGGFGMLLDGTKEAEARLKSMLFYDVNNGIARRSWARNKEARFAIEREMQRTPSLKVTLPYLVAENVLTDLF; from the coding sequence ATGACATTTCAAGAACAGATATTACAAGGAATCCCAACAGAGTTACCGGCCAAAAAAGCCTATCCTGAAGGCATTAATAGAGCCCCAAAACGAAAGGATATTCTATCAAAAGAAGATAAGCAATTAGCCGTTAGAAATGCTTTAAGATATTTCCCAGAAGCTTGGCATGCTACCTTGGCGCCTGAATTTGCCGAGGAATTGAAAGAATACGGACGCATTTATATGTACCGCTTCAAACCCGATTACGACTTGTATGCACGACCTATTTCGGAGTATCCGGCACAATGTTCACAGGCGGCAGCGATTATGTTGATGATTCAAAATAATTTGGATCCTGCCGTAGCGCAGCACCCTGAGGAATTGATTACCTACGGAGGAAACGGGGCCGTGTTTCAAAACTGGGCGCAGTACTTGTTGACCATGAAATATTTGGCCGCGATGACAGAGGAGCAGACCTTGCACATGTATTCTGGCCACCCTATGGGATTGTTCCCGTCGTCTAAAGCTGCACCACGAGTGGTGGTAACTAATGGGATGATGATTCCTAACTATTCCCAACCTGATGATTGGGAAAAGTTCAACGCTTTGGGAGTTACCCAATATGGACAAATGACTGCAGGCTCTTTTATGTATATCGGCCCACAGGGAATTGTACACGGAACCACGATTACCGTGATGAACGCCTTTAGAAAAATATTGAAGAAAGAGGAGTCTTCCGCTGGAAAAATATTTTTAACTGCCGGTTTGGGAGGTATGAGTGGTGCGCAACCTAAGGCGGGAAATATTGCCGGTTGTATCACGGTGTGTGCCGAAGTGAATCCAAAAGCGGCCACCAAACGTCACCAACAGGGTTGGGTAGATGAGTTGATAGACTCAATGGAGGCTTTGATTACTCGTGTGAAAAAAGCGCAAGAGGCCAACGAAGTGGTTTCCATTGCCTATATTGGAAATATCGTGGAGGTATGGGAGCGTTTTGATGAAGAAAATATCTTTATCCATGTAGGGTCAGATCAAACCTCTTTACACATTCCGTGGACGGGTGGTTACTATCCTGTGGATGTGAGTTATGAGGAATCCAATCGCTTGATTCGCGAGGAGCCGGAAGTATTTAAGGAAAAGGTTCAGGAAAGTTTACGTCGTCATGCCGCGGCTATCAACAAACATACAGTCAAAGGCACATATTTCTTCGATTATGGAAATGCCTTTTTGCTGGAAGCCTCTCGTGCAGGCGCCGATGTGATGGCTGAAAATAAAATTGATTTTAGATATCCTTCCTATGTTCAGGATATTTTGGGACCTATGTGTTTCGACTATGGTTTTGGACCCTTCCGTTGGGTGTGTACGTCTGGAAAGCCCGAGGATTTAGATGCTACGGACCAAATTGCTATGGAAGTATTGCAGCAAATTATGGAAGTGTCCCCAGAGGAAATTCAATTGCAAATGCAGGACAACATCACTTGGATCAAAAATGCAAAGCAGAACAAAATGGTGGTGGGCTCACAAGCCAGAATTCTATATGCCGATGCCGAAGGGCGTGCCAAAATAGCCGAAGCCTTCAATAATGCTATTGCTAAAGGAAAAATTGGCCCTGTGGTATTGGGACGCGATCACCACGATGTGAGTGGTACCGATTCTCCATATCGCGAAACTTCCAACATTTATGACGGTAGTAAGTTCACGGCTGATATGGCCATTCAAAACGTGATTGGCGACAGTTTTAGAGGCGCTACCTGGGTGTCTATCCACAATGGTGGTGGCGTTGGCTGGGGAGAAGTGATCAACGGTGGTTTTGGAATGCTGTTGGACGGCACCAAAGAAGCCGAAGCACGCCTCAAAAGCATGTTGTTTTACGATGTCAATAACGGTATTGCCAGACGTAGTTGGGCCAGAAACAAAGAAGCCAGATTTGCCATTGAACGCGAAATGCAGCGTACACCAAGCCTAAAGGTGACCTTGCCTTATTTGGTGGCGGAGAATGTGTTGACGGATTTGTTTTAA
- a CDS encoding YiiX/YebB-like N1pC/P60 family cysteine hydrolase has product MNKTHFLFLLLGLLAVTIHAQEFTLQTGDLLFRESAESSLSKAIDAVTQTDKATHFSHMGLVEIVGDSIFVLHADTDGGSCKISLREFIYPPSDSIPQERTVIAYRLKPNYQKAIPDAITKAKTMLGKPYNFSYVMNDSSYYCSGFVYRAFSKDSIFKLNPMTFKDPDTGKFNPSWIAFYKELGMDVPEGQLGCNPNGMAASEKLMVIGRVRL; this is encoded by the coding sequence ATGAACAAAACTCATTTCCTTTTTCTATTGCTAGGGTTGTTGGCAGTAACCATACATGCCCAAGAATTTACCTTGCAAACAGGCGATTTGCTGTTTAGGGAATCTGCCGAAAGCAGCTTATCCAAAGCTATAGATGCGGTGACCCAAACCGATAAAGCCACCCATTTCTCCCATATGGGATTGGTTGAAATAGTAGGCGATAGCATTTTTGTATTGCATGCCGATACCGATGGTGGTTCCTGCAAGATTAGTTTGCGAGAATTTATCTACCCTCCCTCAGACAGTATACCGCAAGAAAGAACAGTGATCGCCTACCGCTTAAAACCAAACTATCAAAAAGCCATTCCTGACGCTATCACCAAAGCCAAAACCATGTTGGGGAAGCCCTATAACTTCAGCTATGTCATGAATGACAGCAGTTATTATTGTTCTGGATTTGTATACAGAGCTTTTTCAAAAGACAGCATTTTTAAATTGAACCCCATGACCTTTAAAGATCCGGACACCGGCAAATTCAATCCTTCTTGGATTGCGTTTTACAAAGAATTAGGCATGGATGTTCCCGAAGGCCAACTAGGCTGCAACCCTAACGGCATGGCGGCTTCTGAAAAGTTAATGGTAATCGGGAGAGTGCGTTTGTAA
- a CDS encoding LysR substrate-binding domain-containing protein yields the protein MPVSNQIELRHLHYFLAVAEELHFRKAADKLFISQPGLSRQIKQLEELLGITLFERHNRDVKLTKAGTYLHAEISRNLSRLDGIFEHAKLLQDGKQGRLNFGYVGSAMQELIPKLLLAFEEEHPNVIFSLKEMDNQSQIDSLIAHDIDIGFVRLERVPRGLSIKQILKEPFCLVLPKDHPLDNSNFKSLTQLKNESFILFDPKYSTSYYEKVMQIFDDSGFSPIVSHNTIHADSIYSLIKNNFGISIVPKSLQVGHDPGVKFIELSKIPQRTVLSMIWDPSNMNPSLEHFIQLIK from the coding sequence ATGCCTGTAAGTAATCAAATAGAATTGCGTCACCTGCACTATTTTTTGGCTGTCGCCGAAGAATTGCACTTTAGAAAAGCAGCCGATAAGCTGTTTATTTCCCAACCAGGCTTAAGCAGGCAAATTAAACAGTTGGAAGAATTGTTGGGCATCACGCTTTTTGAGCGTCATAACCGCGATGTAAAACTTACCAAGGCTGGCACCTATCTTCATGCTGAAATCAGCAGAAACTTATCCCGACTAGATGGCATTTTTGAACATGCCAAACTCTTGCAGGACGGCAAGCAAGGCCGCCTGAATTTTGGTTATGTAGGCTCCGCCATGCAGGAGCTTATTCCGAAATTACTTTTGGCTTTTGAAGAAGAACATCCTAATGTCATCTTTAGTCTTAAGGAAATGGACAACCAAAGTCAAATAGACAGTCTTATTGCCCATGATATTGACATCGGCTTTGTAAGATTGGAACGCGTACCTAGAGGACTTTCTATCAAACAGATTTTAAAGGAACCCTTTTGTTTGGTACTTCCCAAGGATCACCCATTGGACAACAGCAATTTTAAAAGTTTGACCCAATTAAAGAATGAATCCTTTATTCTTTTCGATCCCAAGTACAGCACGTCCTATTACGAAAAGGTGATGCAAATTTTTGATGACAGTGGTTTTAGTCCCATCGTGTCCCATAATACCATACACGCCGATTCTATTTATTCGCTTATCAAAAATAATTTCGGAATCTCTATCGTTCCCAAATCTCTACAAGTAGGCCATGACCCCGGCGTGAAGTTTATTGAACTTTCAAAGATTCCACAACGCACTGTTTTGTCCATGATTTGGGACCCAAGCAACATGAATCCTAGCTTGGAGCACTTTATCCAACTGATCAAATAA
- the hutH gene encoding histidine ammonia-lyase: protein MFKYGIDKLTVDTVMSLAEGTLKGIVTEEAKAKVDACRQKVEIMANSDKAVYGINTGFGPLCDVQITPEETSKLQENLVITHAVGVGNPIDKELSKIMMICKVQALCQGFSGVRMEVIDRLLYCIENDLLPVVPEQGSVGASGDLAPLSHLFLPLLGEGEFWVGDVIKPAAEVLKAHNLEPIQLQAKEGLGLINGTQFILAHSIKGLKKMAYLLDLADVAGAMSIEGYQGSASPFKEALHTIRPFQGNLKVAERMRRLFKDSQNIKSHLDCARVQDPYSMRCIPQVHGASRNAFYHLNELAEIEMNSVTDNPIVLSETEAISGGNFHGQPLAMALDYASIAASELGNIADRRCYLLLEGKFGLPRLLTESGGLNSGFMIPQYTTAALVTENKSLCFPPSADSVPTSLGQEDHVSMGSISGRKFNQILGNIEKILAIELMYAAQALEFRRPNTFSDIVEENFKLIRSKVAKLEDDRVLKDDIYAIIQFVKEQAFRVQ, encoded by the coding sequence ATGTTTAAATATGGTATAGATAAGCTTACGGTTGATACCGTAATGTCGCTTGCAGAAGGAACTTTGAAAGGGATTGTGACGGAAGAGGCCAAAGCGAAAGTAGATGCTTGCAGACAGAAAGTGGAAATCATGGCCAATTCCGATAAGGCCGTGTACGGCATCAATACAGGATTTGGGCCCTTGTGCGATGTACAGATTACCCCAGAGGAAACCAGTAAATTACAGGAGAACTTGGTAATTACCCATGCCGTTGGTGTAGGAAACCCGATAGATAAGGAATTATCCAAAATCATGATGATCTGTAAGGTGCAGGCCTTATGTCAAGGATTTTCCGGTGTGAGAATGGAAGTGATCGACCGATTGCTGTACTGTATCGAAAATGATTTGTTGCCAGTGGTGCCTGAACAAGGTTCGGTAGGAGCATCAGGTGATTTGGCGCCTTTATCGCATTTATTTTTGCCGTTGTTGGGGGAAGGTGAGTTTTGGGTAGGCGATGTCATTAAACCTGCCGCAGAGGTCTTAAAAGCACATAATTTGGAGCCTATCCAATTACAGGCCAAAGAAGGTTTGGGATTGATCAACGGAACCCAGTTCATTTTGGCCCATTCCATCAAAGGGCTTAAAAAAATGGCATATCTTTTGGATTTGGCCGATGTGGCCGGAGCCATGAGTATTGAGGGCTACCAAGGAAGTGCCTCGCCATTTAAGGAAGCCTTGCATACCATCAGGCCGTTTCAAGGAAATCTAAAAGTAGCCGAGCGCATGCGTCGACTGTTTAAGGATTCCCAAAATATCAAATCGCATTTGGATTGTGCCCGCGTGCAGGATCCTTATTCCATGCGTTGTATTCCGCAGGTGCACGGGGCTTCAAGAAATGCTTTCTATCACTTAAATGAATTGGCAGAAATTGAAATGAACTCCGTAACCGATAACCCAATTGTGCTGAGTGAAACCGAAGCGATTTCTGGTGGAAATTTCCACGGACAACCCTTGGCAATGGCCTTGGATTATGCCTCGATAGCAGCTTCAGAATTAGGAAATATCGCCGATAGAAGATGTTATTTGTTGTTGGAAGGGAAGTTTGGATTACCTCGTTTGTTGACGGAATCTGGAGGTTTGAATTCTGGATTTATGATTCCTCAATACACCACAGCAGCTTTGGTAACCGAAAATAAATCTTTGTGTTTCCCTCCTTCCGCAGACAGTGTGCCAACCTCTTTAGGACAGGAAGACCACGTGTCTATGGGAAGTATCTCTGGGCGTAAGTTCAACCAAATTTTGGGCAATATTGAAAAGATTTTAGCCATCGAATTGATGTATGCAGCCCAAGCTTTGGAATTTAGACGTCCAAATACCTTTTCCGATATTGTGGAAGAAAACTTTAAATTGATCAGAAGTAAAGTGGCGAAGTTGGAAGATGACCGCGTGTTGAAGGACGATATTTATGCCATCATTCAATTTGTAAAAGAACAAGCCTTTAGGGTGCAGTAA
- a CDS encoding glycoside hydrolase 43 family protein, translated as MFMLKAFQNPTLLKLLLTVILAMPLGFQGQTTVKPAHNPIIWADVPDLSMIRVGDTYYMSSTTMHMNPGVPIMASKNLINWQLINYAYDTLAINDALQLQNGTQAYGKGSWASCLRYHNGTYYVSTFSSTSGKTHIYTTTNIEKGPWTEHSFEPSYHDHSLFFDEDGSLYIIWGAGKLYIAEVKKDLSGIKEGSKHVLIENASAPSGDNIMLKAEGSQLFKVNNMYYLFNISWPRNGMRTVIVHRSNNIKGPYEGKVVLQDRGIAQGGLIDTPNGDWHAYLFRDYGAVGRIPYLAPVTWKEGWPVIGHEGKVPDTLAIKAAPQTMEGIVTSDEFNENTPNKKLPLEWQWNHNPDNNYWSLTERPGHLRLTNGRLDNSFLDTRNTLTQRTFGPECSASIKLDISHLNNGDYAGLAALQKQYAYVGVKKTNGKHSLIMVNGSADDPIEEASIPLNQKEVYLKVSMDFRNKTDKAYFYFSLNGTDWKPIGNSLQMAYTLPHFMGYRFAIFSYATQTTGGFVDIDWFRLEGPTLD; from the coding sequence ATGTTCATGCTTAAAGCCTTCCAAAACCCAACGCTCTTAAAACTCCTTCTTACCGTTATTTTGGCAATGCCTTTAGGGTTTCAAGGGCAAACAACTGTAAAACCAGCCCACAACCCCATTATTTGGGCGGATGTTCCCGATCTGTCCATGATTCGAGTTGGAGACACCTACTATATGAGTAGCACCACCATGCATATGAACCCTGGTGTACCTATTATGGCATCCAAAAATCTTATCAATTGGCAACTTATCAATTATGCCTACGATACGCTTGCCATTAATGATGCTTTACAGCTACAAAACGGAACACAAGCGTATGGTAAAGGTTCTTGGGCTAGCTGCCTGAGATACCATAACGGGACATATTATGTGAGCACCTTTTCCAGCACCTCTGGAAAAACACATATTTACACCACAACCAATATTGAAAAAGGGCCTTGGACTGAACACAGCTTTGAACCTTCCTATCACGACCACAGTTTATTTTTTGATGAGGACGGTAGCCTCTACATCATTTGGGGCGCTGGCAAATTATATATTGCTGAAGTGAAGAAAGACCTTAGTGGTATAAAAGAAGGCAGCAAACACGTGTTAATAGAAAATGCTAGTGCTCCATCTGGAGATAACATCATGCTAAAAGCAGAAGGTTCACAATTGTTCAAAGTAAATAACATGTACTACCTATTCAATATTTCATGGCCACGGAATGGGATGCGTACTGTGATTGTGCACCGGTCCAACAACATCAAAGGGCCCTATGAAGGCAAGGTAGTCCTACAAGACAGAGGCATTGCCCAAGGAGGGCTTATAGACACTCCAAATGGCGATTGGCACGCTTACCTTTTTCGAGATTATGGAGCCGTTGGTCGCATTCCCTATTTAGCCCCGGTGACTTGGAAAGAGGGTTGGCCCGTCATTGGACATGAAGGGAAAGTGCCCGACACACTGGCCATCAAGGCAGCCCCACAAACTATGGAAGGTATTGTAACTTCTGATGAATTCAATGAAAACACTCCCAACAAGAAACTTCCTTTAGAATGGCAATGGAACCATAACCCCGACAACAACTACTGGTCGTTAACAGAACGCCCCGGCCATTTACGACTAACCAATGGCCGTTTGGACAACAGCTTTTTAGATACACGAAACACCCTTACACAACGCACTTTTGGTCCCGAATGTTCGGCAAGTATTAAATTGGATATAAGCCACCTTAACAATGGGGACTATGCGGGCTTGGCTGCGCTTCAGAAACAATATGCCTATGTTGGTGTTAAAAAAACCAATGGCAAGCATAGCCTTATCATGGTAAATGGCAGTGCTGATGACCCTATAGAGGAAGCATCCATACCTCTCAACCAAAAGGAAGTATACTTAAAAGTGTCTATGGATTTTAGAAACAAGACGGATAAGGCCTATTTTTATTTCAGTTTAAACGGAACGGACTGGAAGCCTATTGGCAACTCTCTACAAATGGCCTATACCCTGCCCCACTTTATGGGCTATCGCTTTGCAATATTCAGCTATGCCACCCAAACTACGGGCGGTTTTGTGGATATTGATTGGTTTCGATTGGAAGGCCCTACGCTTGATTGA
- a CDS encoding imm11 family protein produces the protein METYYRVLLGEEYAKTKGKYGIVDTENIEMSDLLETLEDGVEIYKGMLDGIKFNFEGGVGKQLADYQMPYQPIRLISTKMQRLIQDYVDESQIQFVKTSVLKGSESHEYYIMHFKIKIDVLDRNKMRDNLINPIIDRNKMPKNVNVFCYEEFDPSSFCISEKVKDLLIKNKVTGCYFQKITSDNRS, from the coding sequence ATGGAAACATATTATAGAGTCCTATTAGGTGAAGAATACGCCAAGACAAAGGGAAAGTACGGTATAGTAGATACAGAAAATATTGAAATGTCAGACCTACTAGAGACACTTGAAGATGGTGTTGAAATTTACAAAGGTATGTTAGATGGAATTAAATTCAATTTTGAAGGAGGAGTAGGAAAACAACTTGCAGATTACCAAATGCCATATCAGCCTATAAGGTTGATTTCGACAAAAATGCAGAGATTAATCCAAGATTATGTAGATGAAAGTCAAATTCAGTTTGTGAAAACTAGTGTTTTAAAGGGCTCCGAAAGTCATGAATATTATATAATGCATTTCAAAATCAAAATAGATGTGCTTGATAGAAATAAAATGAGAGATAATCTAATCAATCCAATTATTGATAGAAATAAAATGCCTAAAAATGTCAATGTATTTTGTTACGAGGAATTTGACCCTTCGTCATTTTGTATTTCTGAAAAAGTAAAAGATTTGCTGATAAAAAATAAAGTTACAGGTTGTTATTTTCAAAAGATAACATCCGATAATCGGAGCTAG
- a CDS encoding T9SS type B sorting domain-containing protein, giving the protein MKKFLMFGIFVMFLLKVQGQQYPSDCANAVIVCGNGNFSSNAEGAGEIDEVAACGSIEHNTIWLKIDIVQAGNLGFDLIPDDADLAVDYDFWVYDASTGSCGDLWGNALRCNTINPLEAGLPSNNTGINGSTTAVAQGPGAMGDSAYVYWLNVSVGDSYYIVIDRPYDGGGFEIQWTGSAMEGDGAFPEAPVANEIDDLMTCSSNGATGIFNLNAVKSDINADLTNNTIEFYASLADATDGIDPLPGIYTNTSNPQQIYAKVENVAGCYDLVEFNLLVSEIPEVTVVADNTEVCNGEDVTFTFTGTPGATVGYSINDGTTQQILLDDTGAATLTQSFTEDTVFEVKYARIIDSAGDVICSQTLSDIIDITVNGSTAPTVSNNSPICEGDIGVITFSGEPNATIDYHINSGSTMTLTLDASGNYTLQFPDLLTTTEVTIESATSAVAPFCSLDINAVETLVVETILTLEEEYVVAECDTDGDGQYTFNLLDYESQFLANATDPSNYQVAYYPSQQDAVDDTNEITNPSAYTTSPNPQTVLGIRVSTGGSNCSNTAVLVLELTVLPDPSTTALDPIVLCDLQTPNDSQEPFDLTQYEATIANGIANLNFTYHTSQAEAESGANPIPDPSNYVSGTSTVYVNVTSANAGTTTCYAVFNFDLEVQPVPTVAKDSMTVCSADGSGFYAFDLLAETDNILGTGQSSSDYTVSFFEDAAATNEITSNPYTNTTAFDQTIYVVIASSASGCSETFPFELNVEAAAIANMPEPMTVCDYDGENDGYAALDLTSLNAEVLNGQSPTDFSVSYYLSQSDAANGTNAIADPAAYINGTAYGETIYIRVVNNNIPDECFDTTSFEYTVAPLLNPEIYSQDGGDTICVDYQTGEVLNAVTLVSDLQDPNYAYTWYLNGVAIAGATQGTYTVNTASPGLYTVSIEEIQSETNCTSEISQAFEVFQSSQAVLVSVNQSGAFSANPSIIVEVEGYGEYWYQLDDGPIVDNGGVFTNVSGGLHTVYVYDMKTETSCGELVIENIRIIDYPKVFTPNGDGHNDFWNIFALQDHREAEILIFDRYGKILTKIRPAGMPWDGSFNGKPLPSTDYWFVLTYEELGVPKKFQAHFSIKR; this is encoded by the coding sequence ATGAAGAAATTTTTAATGTTTGGCATTTTTGTAATGTTCTTGCTAAAAGTTCAAGGGCAGCAGTACCCTAGTGATTGTGCTAATGCTGTTATAGTATGTGGAAATGGAAACTTCAGTAGTAATGCAGAGGGAGCTGGTGAAATTGATGAGGTAGCCGCTTGCGGAAGTATTGAGCATAATACCATTTGGCTTAAAATTGATATCGTACAAGCCGGTAATCTGGGCTTTGATTTAATACCAGATGATGCCGATTTGGCGGTTGATTATGACTTTTGGGTCTATGATGCCAGCACGGGAAGCTGTGGAGACCTTTGGGGGAATGCGCTGCGTTGCAATACCATTAATCCTCTTGAAGCCGGGTTGCCTAGTAATAATACTGGAATTAACGGTAGTACTACAGCAGTGGCTCAAGGTCCTGGAGCAATGGGAGATTCTGCCTACGTGTATTGGTTGAATGTAAGTGTTGGTGATAGTTATTATATTGTTATTGATAGGCCATATGATGGCGGTGGTTTTGAAATTCAATGGACAGGATCAGCCATGGAGGGCGATGGTGCGTTTCCTGAAGCACCAGTGGCAAACGAAATTGACGATTTGATGACATGTAGTTCTAATGGGGCTACGGGGATCTTCAATTTAAATGCCGTAAAATCGGATATCAATGCCGACTTAACAAACAATACCATTGAGTTTTATGCCTCTTTGGCGGATGCTACAGACGGAATAGATCCGCTTCCCGGTATTTATACCAATACATCCAATCCTCAGCAAATTTATGCTAAAGTAGAAAATGTAGCCGGTTGTTATGATTTAGTGGAATTCAATTTACTTGTTAGCGAAATTCCTGAAGTGACCGTAGTAGCTGATAATACAGAAGTTTGTAATGGTGAAGACGTTACCTTTACCTTTACGGGTACCCCTGGAGCTACTGTTGGATATAGTATCAATGATGGGACTACCCAACAAATTTTATTGGATGATACTGGGGCCGCTACGTTAACACAAAGCTTTACAGAAGATACCGTTTTCGAAGTCAAGTATGCGAGAATTATTGACAGTGCTGGCGATGTCATTTGTTCGCAAACCTTAAGTGATATAATTGATATTACGGTAAATGGCAGTACAGCGCCTACGGTATCAAACAATTCCCCAATTTGTGAAGGGGACATAGGGGTGATTACGTTCAGTGGGGAGCCAAACGCTACCATAGACTATCATATTAACTCAGGAAGTACCATGACACTTACCTTGGATGCTTCAGGAAATTATACCTTGCAGTTTCCGGATTTATTGACAACTACAGAGGTTACCATAGAATCAGCTACAAGCGCTGTAGCGCCATTTTGTTCTTTAGATATTAATGCCGTGGAAACCTTAGTGGTTGAAACCATTTTGACTTTGGAAGAAGAATATGTTGTTGCTGAATGTGATACTGATGGCGACGGGCAATATACCTTTAATTTATTGGATTATGAATCGCAGTTCTTAGCAAATGCTACAGATCCTTCCAATTATCAGGTGGCTTACTACCCTTCTCAACAGGACGCTGTCGATGATACAAACGAAATAACAAATCCTAGTGCCTATACAACGTCTCCAAACCCACAAACAGTTTTGGGGATAAGAGTATCCACGGGAGGATCAAATTGTTCTAATACAGCCGTTTTGGTTTTGGAACTTACCGTATTGCCAGACCCTAGTACAACAGCATTGGATCCGATAGTGCTCTGTGATTTGCAGACGCCTAATGATAGTCAAGAGCCTTTTGATTTAACGCAATATGAAGCTACCATTGCCAATGGTATAGCGAATCTTAATTTTACTTATCATACCAGTCAAGCAGAAGCGGAGTCTGGAGCAAATCCAATTCCAGATCCAAGTAATTATGTGTCGGGAACAAGCACGGTGTATGTAAATGTCACCAGTGCCAATGCGGGTACCACAACTTGTTATGCCGTATTTAACTTCGATTTGGAAGTTCAGCCTGTTCCAACCGTTGCAAAGGATAGTATGACAGTATGTAGTGCAGATGGCAGTGGTTTTTATGCTTTTGATTTGCTTGCCGAAACGGACAATATTTTAGGAACTGGACAAAGTTCTTCAGACTATACAGTATCTTTCTTTGAAGATGCTGCTGCGACAAATGAAATTACAAGTAATCCTTATACCAATACAACTGCTTTTGATCAAACGATCTATGTGGTAATTGCTAGCAGTGCTTCCGGGTGTTCAGAGACCTTTCCATTTGAATTGAATGTAGAAGCAGCAGCTATTGCCAACATGCCGGAACCGATGACGGTTTGTGATTATGATGGTGAGAATGATGGCTATGCAGCTTTGGATTTGACAAGTTTGAATGCAGAAGTGTTGAATGGGCAAAGTCCTACCGATTTTTCGGTAAGCTATTACCTATCTCAATCAGATGCAGCTAATGGAACCAATGCCATTGCAGATCCTGCAGCCTATATAAATGGAACTGCTTACGGAGAAACCATTTATATTAGAGTGGTTAACAATAACATTCCAGATGAGTGTTTTGATACCACCTCTTTTGAATATACAGTGGCTCCGTTGTTGAATCCTGAAATTTATTCCCAAGATGGAGGTGATACTATTTGTGTGGATTATCAAACAGGAGAGGTGTTGAATGCTGTGACTTTGGTTAGTGATTTGCAAGATCCTAATTATGCGTACACGTGGTACTTGAATGGTGTGGCAATTGCTGGGGCCACTCAAGGAACCTATACCGTAAATACAGCATCTCCAGGATTGTATACGGTTTCTATAGAAGAAATTCAATCGGAGACCAATTGTACCTCTGAAATCAGTCAAGCTTTTGAAGTGTTCCAATCCAGTCAGGCAGTATTGGTAAGTGTGAACCAATCTGGAGCCTTTTCTGCAAATCCTAGCATTATTGTTGAAGTTGAGGGATACGGAGAGTATTGGTATCAGTTGGATGACGGGCCCATCGTAGATAACGGAGGTGTGTTTACCAATGTGAGTGGTGGCTTGCATACCGTATATGTGTATGACATGAAGACAGAGACTTCTTGTGGTGAGTTGGTAATTGAGAATATTAGAATTATCGATTATCCAAAAGTATTTACGCCTAATGGGGATGGACACAACGATTTCTGGAACATTTTTGCACTTCAGGATCACCGAGAGGCGGAAATATTGATTTTTGATCGTTACGGGAAAATATTGACTAAAATTAGACCTGCAGGAATGCCTTGGGATGGAAGTTTCAACGGGAAACCATTACCATCTACAGACTATTGGTTTGTGTTGACTTATGAGGAGCTTGGTGTTCCTAAGAAATTCCAAGCGCACTTCTCAATCAAGAGATAG